In one window of Festucalex cinctus isolate MCC-2025b chromosome 14, RoL_Fcin_1.0, whole genome shotgun sequence DNA:
- the LOC144000875 gene encoding ankyrin-3-like isoform X22, translating to MREKAKHGSRAARFVERRVIVHRSADRGEDAMTCDTDKYLRPQDLKELGDDSLPQEGYMGFSIGARSASPRISLRSFSSDRSNTLNRSSFARDSMMIEEILAPTKDTLQSVCKDISYLVDPLNKHLAVTREYNSECMRRYSWTPDTVDHGHNIASSPIHSGFSSPLPQYDSRFLVSFMVDARGGSMRGSRHNGMRIIIPPRKCTAPTRITCRLAKRHKLAYPPPMVEGEGLVSRLVEVGPAGAQFLGPVIVEIPHFGAMRGKERELIVLRSDNGDTWREHQFDSTPEELIELLTGMDEELDSPAELEKKRICRIVSRDFPQYFAVVSRIKQESNHMGPDGGVLSSSTVPMVQASFPQGALTKKIRVGLQAQPVPDDMVRAVLGNRATFSPIVTVEPRRRKFHKPITMTIPVPPRHAEGHPTGPWGDAAPCLRLLCSITGGTSPAQWEDITGTTPLSFVTDCVSFTTNVSARFWLADCHQIPETVGLASQLYRELICVPYLAKFVVFAKMIDPVEARLRCFCMTDDKVDKTLEQQENFEEVARSKDIEVLEGKPIHVDCYGNLSPLTKSGQQLVFNFYSFKENRLPFNVKIRDMGQEACGRLSFLKEAKTSKGLPQTAICNLNITLPTHKKDMESDADDENERPERRHTFASLALRKRYSYLTDPAAKTSDRSPQRAQPSGYPHKPVFSTRSYQAWPPVPVAVPGQAKSGFGSLSSSSSNTPSASPLKSVWSINSASPIKTNIPGSPASSVKSVSDMASPIRSYRTISSPIKTVVQHAQYPGQVAHSPQASPAKSTSDSASMKGLAALSARTSPITASTGGSPLLERTSIAMTPPTSPKSSLSMFNSPLSYKTVVGGSAGTVSSSSPIKTVPGLSSVRSFSSDVSGPARNLFSSLSSPLKSNSPQSAAALINGTASPAQYRSSSPTSLLASSLQERIQATTNAATTSVNAAFDEVEKTLNSCSAGYGTLKSLSSSASSSYQSIRSSASSSLYNSIRSPPNATTAGTSSTVTVPVYSVINVLPEPQFKKLPEVSRSSAAILSPRKTVPPEMNSQLQTPFARNHSPTKPPLLSSSLKSNTTSPLSSSQEILKDVADMKEDLIRMSAILQTDPNSSTNKGFQSGSGGKVEDEEPYRIVEKVKQDLVKVSEILTKDAAKEPMARGPLDDIRFSKVPVEQPPSNWSYPPRYETVVPQAKAKTIQDRDFNLSKVVDYLANDVGSNSFSLSKMHDAKHTTDEGKREVDGREKQKRVLKPTIAVQEQKLKMPPTSMRSSPSDRELGKVADALFGADTVLESPDDIYHEQDKSPLSDSGFETRSERTPSAPQSAEGMGPKAPFQDLPVPPVITETRTEVVHVIRSYEAPEDNKQPAMVEGNPIRYIDAESKGHANQAPSTPDLNKGYSVKVAPDDDPMGKGIRLKEETHITTTTRMVYHKPPGNEPVSERCEETMSVHDIMKAFQSGKDPSRELAGLFEHKSEETSQRLSEDVKPKVERIIEVHIEKGNKTEPTEVIIRETKNHSDNEMYFYPGNRQEDRETEELPLYFDSSKFNTTMAHEDSRPSSAQLMADESYKTLKLLSQHSVEYNEDESSELRGESYNFAEKMLLSEKFDQSHANTEEHVREKSHFHSPERSRNESRSIGPRTEYIFRSARNVFDTSGRMANADDNYDTMTLLQHSSEPGSPKQSVWMRVSEDDTERKEREQLMYEERVDRTVKEAEEKLSEVSQFFRDKTEQLNDELSSPERKSRRPDFRESRSGPSSTQSSPERSVYRNGASGEEWSRERLRDKFSSNERKCASLPSSPERRVLLQYNDSDSKRQGDGKTEGSKPFQMSSSKVSAVRLKFEQEAQRQERGPQGGQSANPPIRKLHESKLPVYQVFGGSNIPKTPDSPLSQRRGQESEPKFSPTIQKNQEDKKLFKTWENQGYGNYKPQSPKLSQTLVHNSLKDDNSDSQRQETTKKIIYTEFVVRESPNSNDGQKKNSESQIPVRKSSNFSENRRFPSLKLDASVETHEKEGSRTPGLVRNPIHSSFESNKSTCGSSVKSTDSDCSQSNITCNGVDCDPIEYLDQGTPAIITEGFKDIKPLPVYVSIQVGKQYEKETATGQLGTYKKIVSHESRTVHESRGTFYTVKQKESPSPQGSPEDDTLEQVTFIDSSGKSPVTPETPSPEDVSLTSRMPDSVIGSMAGMPSPIPEESEEEDGKTFIYKEPSRGKSKQAASENQRKKQEAEKQRSKGEKRIPYIEFPPPPPLDTEQSDHDKRKSCASSETETEMMEVNLQEEHDKHFLAEPIIRVQPPSPIPPGADNSDSSDDESVFHPIPVKKYTFKMKEEGEKRSKHRKSEKDGNKEAGLNGVVKGEEADLEPNGNDQSITDCSIATTAEFSHDTDATEIDSLDGYDFQDEDDGLSEDPKTSSLSNDGKTADRSFGQSKLEVIEEEKCEDGKTNPSSTKSSGEEVDYTLEGRHPERQSFTDNYFGYQLEEELNSTFKTVATKGLDFDPWSTKGSDHDGVYDSKTKDEDPKPFGLSVEDKSQATTPDTTPARTPTDESTPTSEPNPFPFHEGKMFEMTRSGAIDMSKRDFVEERLQFFQIGPQSPCERTDLRMAIVADHLGLSWTELAREMNFTVDEINHIRLENPNSLTAQSFMLLKKWVSREGKNSTTDALTAVLTKVNRMDIVTLLEGPIFDYGNISGTRCFADDHAVFRDQADDYQSILAELHSPGALHSDPHFLVPELPVTPNPSPTHHQHHHYPQPDSPWPADSQPQPPLSSPEIKPGIAFENPLRPCQLALSLSAFDLPDPDPSKVQKPHIALNDQLLMSEEEDRSYREMEPGRKPKSRAAQAMCELDISMAYSTSSSSVSSASSVTPSTPDRTQMADGHLVPVNSRGRETEASKEKGQLDETVAVEGNKFVERWVEEDLIKNVERKCEIVTKDRCQLEAEKNILTGQKGEAQVSINVLGTGYVGNEIEAEADKEGNNETPSVQQVEGNSENRGSKVAEEGGQESDLTVQEWAEALWERLPTEYGSTEAEDGGGNKEIREKAEVKTEEGSEEKEDDQEMTTEDRHLKIPNRVEQPERDVCSLSGWQSDSSSVNVEPPTPGRSSDLLDRRESHENSSDSVTSSSRGESGRSRQNGDNSKISPQGGSSESMNGRKEEGTLVSEKKVQQRVSVDSGSEEEQTVTTRIFRRRLILKGEEAKNVSSESVTEEHYLDQDGNLISRKVIRKVIRRLSSSSTDIHRCHRELQKSPILQEDGPEKEGASRNSRRMDERKPGDKKFHS from the exons CCTCCGCTCCTTCAGTTCGGATAGGTCCAACACCCTCAACCGGAGCTCCTTCGCCCGGGACAGCATGATGATCGAGGAGATCTTGGCCCCCACCAAGGACACG CTTCAGAGTGTCTGTAAAGACATTTCCTACCTGGTCGACCCACTAAataag CATCTTGCCGTGACGCGGGAATACAACTCGGAGTGCATGCGGCGCTACAGCTGGACGCCGGACACGGTGGACCACGGCCACAACATCGCGTCCAGCCCCATCCACTCCGG cTTCTCCTCCCCGCTCCCTCAGTATGACTCCAG GTTCCTGGTCAGCTTCATGGTGGACGCCCGCGGCGGGTCGATGAGGGGCAGTCGCCACAACGGCATGCGCATCATCATCCCGCCCAGGAAGTGCACGGCGCCCACGCGCATCACCTGCCGCCTGGCCAAGAGGCACAAGCTCGCCTATCCGCCGCCCATGGTGGAAGGGGAAGGCCTGGTCAGCAGGCTCGTGGAGGTCGGCCCGGCTGGGGCGCAGTTTCTTGG TCCCGTGATTGTGGAGATCCCTCATTTCGGCGCCATGCGGGGGAAGGAGCGGGAACTGATCGTGTTGAGGAGCGACAACGGCGACACGTGGCGCGAGCACCAGTTTGATTCCACTCCAGAGGAACTCATAGAGCTGCTAACTGGCATGGATGAAG AGTTGGACAGCCCTGCCGAGCTGGAGAAGAAACGCATTTGCCGCATCGTGAGCCGAGACTTCCCCCAGTATTTTGCTGTGGTGTCGAGAATCAAGCAGGAGTCCAACCACATGGGTCCTGACGGGGGCGTCCTGTCCAGTAGCACCGTGCCCATGGTCCAGGCCTCCTTCCCACAGGGGGCGCTCACCAAGAAGATCCGCGTCGGCCTGCAG GCTCAGCCTGTTCCTGACGACATGGTGAGGGCGGTCCTGGGGAACAGAGCCACCTTCAGCCCCATCGTCACCGTTGAGCCCAGGAGGAGGAAGTTCCACAAGCCCATCACCATGACCATCCCCGTGCCGCCCCGCCACGCGGAGGGCCACCCCACCGGCCCCTGGGGCGACGCGGCACCTTGCCTGCGTTTGCTCTGCAGCATCACAG GAGGGACGTCCCCCGCCCAGTGGGAAGACATCACGGGGACCACGCCGCTTTCCTTTGTGACCGACTGCGTCTCCTTTACCACAAATGTGTCGGCCAG GTTCTGGCTCGCAGACTGTCACCAGATTCCTGAGACGGTGGGTCTGGCGTCTCAGTTATACCGGGAGCTGATCTGCGTGCCGTACCTGGCCAAGTTTGTGGTGTTCGCCAAAATGATCGACCCGGTGGAGGCGCGCCTGCGCTGCTTCTGCATGACGGACGACAAAGTGGACAAGACACTCGAGCAGCAGGAGAACTTTGAGGAGGTGGCCCGGAGTAAAGACATCGAG GTTCTGGAGGGCAAGCCCATCCATGTGGACTGCTATGGCAACTTGTCTCCACTGACCAAAAGTGGACAGCAGCttgttttcaatttttactCCTTCAAGGAAAACAGACTTCCTTTCAACGTGAAG ATCAGAGATATGGGCCAAGAGGCCTGTGGCCGGTTATCATTCCTGAAGGAAGCAAAAACCTCGAAAGGTCTCCCGCAGACCGCCATATGCAATTTGAATATCACACTGCCCACACACAAGAAG GATATGGAGTCTGATGCTGACGATGAG aaTGAAAGGCCAGAACGACGCCATACCTTTGCCTCCTTAGCTTTGCGTAAGCGCTACAGCTATTTGACCGACCCTGCGGCCA AAACATCCGATCGAAGTCCGCAAAGAGCACAGCCTTCTGGCTACCCTCACAAACCTGTCTTTTCAACGAGATCTTATCAGGCGTGGCCGCCTGTTCCTGTCGCCGTCCCTGGCCAAGCCAAGTCTGGGTTTGGCTCGCTCTCCAGCTCATCGTCCAACACACCTTCTGCCTCTCCACTAAAGTCTGTCTGGTCCATCAACTCTGCCTCGCCCATTAAGACAAACATTCCCGGATCCCCTGCCTCTTCTGTTAAGTCAGTTAGTGACATGGCCTCTCCCATCCGATCGTACAGAACCATCTCCTCGCCCATCAAAACTGTAGTCCAACATGCTCAGTACCCAGGCCAGGTTGCCCACAGTCCCCAGGCGTCACCTGCAAAAAGTACTTCAGACAGTGCGTCTATGAAAGGGCTTGCGGCATTGTCAGCTAGGACTTCCCCTATAACTGCTTCTACAGGAGGAAGTCCTCTCCTTGAGAGGACATCAATAGCCATGACGCCTCCGACATCTCCCAAATCCTCCCTTAGTATGTTCAACTCCCCTCTGTCATACAAGACCGTTGTGGGGGGGTCCGCTGGTACGGTATCGTCTTCCTCCCCCATCAAAACTGTCCCTGGCCTCTCCTCCGTCCGTTCCTTTTCCTCAGATGTGTCAGGCCCTGCAAGGAACCTCTTCTCCTCACTATCTTCCCCACTCAAATCCAACAGCCCTCAAAGTGCTGCAGCGCTGATCAATGGAACAGCGTCACCAGCACAGTACCGCTCCTCCTCCCCAACCTCTCTCCTTGCCAGCAGTCTCCAAGAAAGAATACAAGCAACCACCAATGCTGCGACCACAAGCGTCAATGCAGCATTTGATGAGGTTGAAAAGACATTGAATTCTTGCTCGGCTGGCTATGGCACCTTAAAGTCATTGTCCTCCTCTGCATCTTCCTCATATCAGTCCATTAGGTCCTCAGCATCTAGTTCCCTTTACAACTCAATAAGGTCCCCTCCTAATGCCACCACTGCTGGAACATCAAGCACCGTGACAGTCCCTGTGTATTCTGTTATCAATGTGCTGCCAGAGCCCCAGTTTAAAAAGTTACCCGAGGTGTCCAGGTCCAGTGCTGCTATTCTGTCCCCACGTAAGACtgtgccccctgagatgaattCTCAATTGCAGACACCCTTTGCCAGAAATCATTCTCCCACCAAACCTCCACTTCTCTCGTCCAGTTTGAAGTCAAACACAAcatcccctttgtcatccagCCAAGAAATTCTCAAGGATGTTGCTGATATGAAAGAGGATTTAATACGAATGTCAGCCATTTTGCAGACTGATCCAAATTCTAGTACAAATAAAGGATTTCAATCTGGTTCTGGAGGGAAGGTAGAAGACGAAGAGCCATACCGGATTGTGGAGAAAGTAAAACAAGATTTGGTAAAAGTTAGTGAAATCCTGACTAAAGACGCAGCCAAAGAGCCAATGGCAAGGGGGCCGTTGGACGACATACGCTTCTCAAAAGTACCTGTTGAGCAACCACCAAGCAATTGGAGCTATCCCCCAAGATATGAGACAGTGGTTCCTCaagcaaaagcaaaaacaattcAAGATAGAGATTTCAACCTTTCTAAAGTTGTCGACTATTTAGCAAATGATGTTGGTAGtaattctttctctctttccaaAATGCATGACGCAAAACATACAACAGATGAGGGCAAGAGAGAAGTGGATGGCAGGGAAAAGCAAAAACGTGTTCTGAAACCCACCATTGCAGTTCAAgaacaaaaactcaaaatgcCTCCAACCAGCATGCGATCATCACCTTCCGACAGAGAGTTAGGTAAAGTGGCCGATGCTCTTTTTGGAGCAGACACTGTGCTGGAATCCCCTGATGATATATATCATGAACAGGATAAGAGCCCCCTCTCAGACAGTGGCTTTGAGACCAGAAGTGAAAGGACCCCCTCTGCCCCCCAGAGTGCTGAAGGCATGGGCCCAAAGGCCCCTTTCCAGGACCTCCCCGTTCCCCCAGTGATCACTGAGACAAGGACTGAAGTTGTTCATGTCATCAGGAGCTATGAGGCCCCAGAGGATAACAAACAACCTGCAATGGTGGAGGGAAATCCAATCAGATATATTGATGCCGAATCTAAAGGCCATGCCAATCAAGCTCCATCCACCCCTGATCTGAATAAGGGATATTCAGTGAAAGTTGCTCCTGATGATGATCCGATGGGTAAAGGCATACGGTTGAAGGAGGAAACTCACATCACCACTACCACCAGGATGGTGTACCACAAACCACCTGGCAATGAACCTGTATCAGAGAGGTGTGAGGAAACTATGTCTGTTCATGACATAATGAAGGCTTTTCAATCAGGAAAAGATCCTTCTCGGGAGCTTGCTGGACTCTTTGAGCACAAATCTGAAGAAACATCACAGAGACTCTCTGAAGACGTCAAACCTAAGGTCGAAAGAATAATTGAGGTGCACATTGAAAAGGGCAATAAAACAGAACCAACAGAGGTCATCATTAGAGAGACTAAAAACCACTCAGACAATGAAATGTATTTCTACCCAGGAAACAGACAAGAAGACAGGGAAACTGAGGAACTTCCCTTATATTTTGACTCCTCCAAATTTAACACCACCATGGCACATGAGGATAGTCGCCCTAGTTCAGCGCAATTAATGGCAGACGAGTCTTATAAGACTTTGAAATTGCTTAGTCAGCATTCTGTGGAGTATAATGAGGATGAATCGTCAGAGTTGAGGGGGGAATCTTATAATTTTGCTGAGAAAATGTTATTGTCAGAGAAGTTTGACCAATCCCATGCTAACACTGAGGAACATGTTAGAGAAAAGTCTCACTTCCACTCACCAGAAAGAAGTCGAAATGAGAGTAGGTCAATAGGCCCAAGAACGGAATATATCTTTCGGTCGGCACGAAATGTGTTTGATACATCGGGGAGAATGGCCAATGCTGATGATAATTATGACACAATGACACTTCTACAGCATTCTTCTGAGCCTGGTAGTCCCAAGCAATCTGTTTGGATGCGTGTGTCTGAAGATGACACAGAGAGAAAGGAAAGAGAGCAACTGATGTATGAGGAGAGGGTGGACAGAACCGTAAAAGAGGCAGAGGAAAAACTCAGTGAGGTATCTCAGTTCTTCAGAGATAAAACAGAGCAGCTCAATGATGAACTCTCCTCTCCAGAGAGAAAATCTCGCAGACCAGACTTTAGGGAATCACGATCCGGGCCTAGTTCCACACAAAGCAGTCCAGAGCGATCTGTTTATAGAAATGGCGCTAGTGGGGAAGAGTGGAGCAGAGAAAGACTAAGAGACAAGTTCAGCTCTAATGAGAGGAAATGTGCCAGTTTACCCAGTAGTCCAGAGAGGAGAGTACTGCTGCAGTATAATGATTCAGACTCTAAAAGGCAGGGAGATGGAAAAACTGAAGGCTCAAAACCTTTTCAGATGTCTTCTTCCAAAGTAAGCGCAGTGAGGCTTAAGTTTGAACAAGAGGCTCAAAGACAAGAGAGGGGTCCTCAGGGTGGCCAAAGTGCCAATCCTCCCATAAGGAAGCTCCACGAAAGTAAGCTCCCAGTGTACCAGGTATTTGGTGGTTCTAACATTCCAAAAACGCCAGACAGTCCATTAAGCCAGAGAAGAGGTCAAGAAAGTGAGCCCAAATTTTCACCCACGATCCAGAAAAATCAGGAAGataaaaaattattcaaaacaTGGGAGAACCAAGGGTATGGTAACTATAAACCCCAATCCCCCAAATTATCTCAAACATTAGTCCACAATTCTCTAAAAGATGACAATAGTGATTCACAAAGACAAGAAACTACCAAGAAAATTATTTACACTGAATTTGTTGTACGAGAGAGTCCAAATAGCAATgacggtcaaaaaaaaaactcggaaTCTCAAATTCCTGTAAGAAAGTCATCTAATTTTTCAGAAAATCGCAGATTCCCATCTTTAAAATTAGATGCCTCTGTTGAAACACACGAGAAGGAAGGCTCTCGCACGCCCGGCCTAGTTCGAAACCCGATACATAGTAGCTTCGAATCCAACAAATCTACTTGTGGATCATCTGTGAAATCCACAGACTCAGATTGTAGCCAGTCAAATATCACTTGTAATGGTGTTGACTGTGACCCAATAGAGTATTTGGATCAGGGAACTCCTGCAATTATTACAGAAGGTTTCAAAGATATCAAACCCTTACCTGTTTATGTCAGCATTCAAGTAGGTAAGCAGTATGAGAAAGAAACAGCTACTGGGCAGCTTGGaacttacaaaaaaatagtaAGCCATGAGAGTAGGACAGTGCATGAGAGTAGGGGGACATTTTACACTGTTAAACAAAAGGAGTCTCCATCTCCTCAAGGTAGTCCAGAAGATGACACTCTAGAACAGGTGACCTTTATAGACAGCTCTGGGAAAAGTCCTGTTACTCCCGAGACGCCAAGCCCAGAGGACGTTAGCCTGACCTCAAGAATGCCTGACTCTGTGATTGGCTCCATGGCTGGCATGCCAAGTCCAATTCCAGAAGAGTCAGAAGAGGAAGACGGTAAGACCTTCATCTACAAGGAGCCTTCAAGGGGAAAATCTAAGCAAGCAGCTTCAGAGAATCAGCGCAAGAAACAGGAAGCAGAGAAACAAAGGTCAAAGGGGGAGAAGAGAATTCCTTATATAGAGTTTCCACCACCACCCCCTTTGGACACAGAGCAGTCAGACCATGATAAAAGAAAGTCTTGTGCATCCTCTGAGACAGAGACTGAAATGATGGAAGTAAATCTACAGGAGGAGCATGACAAGCACTTCTTAGCTGAACCAATCATCAGGGTCCAACCTCCATCCCCCATTCCTCCTGGAGCTGACAACAGCGATTCTAGTGATGACGAGTCTGTCTTCCATCCCATCCCTGTCAAAAAGTACACCTTCAAAATGAAAGAGGAAGGGGAGAAACGCTCAAAACACCGAAAATCAGAGAAGGATGGAAATAAGGAGGCTGGGCTTAACGGTGTCGTAAAGGGGGAGGAAGCAGACTTGGAACCAAATGGAAATGACCAATCAATCACTGACTGCTCCATAGCAACCACTGCTGAATTTTCCCATGATACAGATGCCACTGAGATTGACTCATTAGATGGTTATGATTTTCAGGATGAAGATGACGGACTGAGTGAGGACCCAAAAACATCCAGTCTATCCAATGATGGGAAAACAGCTGATCGCTCCTTTGGTCAGTCTAAGCTTGAAGTTATTGAGGAAGAGAAGTGTGAGGATGGGAAAACCAATCCGTCTTCTACAAAAAGCAGTGGGGAAGAAGTAGATTACACCCTTGAAGGAAGACATCCAGAAAGGCAGAGCTTCACAGATAACTACTTCGGCTACCAACTTGAAGAGGAGCTCAACTCAACCTTTAAAACAGTAGCCACAAAAGGCCTCGACTTTGACCCCTGGTCCACCAAAGGGAGTGATCATGATGGAGTTTACGATTCCAAAACCAAAGACGAAGATCCCAAGCCCTTTGGTTTATCTGTGGAGGACAAATCACAGGCTACAACACCTGACACAACCCCTGCTCGAACACCGACTGATGAGAGCACTCCAACTAGTGAACCTAACCCCTTCCCTTTCCACGAAGGGAAGATGTTTGAGATGACCCGCAGTGGTGCTATTGACATGAGCAAGCGGGACTTTGTTGAAGAgaggcttcaattttttcaGATTG GTCCCCAAAGTCCTTGTGAACGGACAGATTTACGTATGGCCATTGTAGCGGATCACCTGGGACTCAGCTGGACAG AGCTGGCTCGGGAGATGAACTTCACAGTAGATGAAATCAACCACATTAGATTGGAGAACCCCAACTCGTTGACAGCACAGAGCTTCATGCTATTAAAGAAGTGGGTGAGCCGGGAAGGGAAAAACTCCACAA CGGACGCCTTGACTGCAGTGTTGACCAAAGTCAATCGGATGGATATTGTGACTTTACTGGAGGGCCCAATTTTTGACTATGGTAACATTTCCGGCACGAGATGTTTTGCCGATGATCATGCGGTTTTCCGGGATCAGGCTGATG ATTATCAGAGCATTCTAGCCGAGTTGCATTCCCCCGGCGCGCTGCACTCCGACCCACATTTCCTGGTGCCCGAACTTCCCGTCACACCCAACCCCTCCCCCACCCACCACCAGCATCACCATTACCCACAACCCGACTCCCCTTGGCCGGCCGACTCGCAGCCTCAGCCCCCGCTCAGCAGCCCGGAGATCAAGCCCGGAATCGCGTTCGAGAATCCCCTTAGACCCTGTCAGCTTGCCCTGTCCCTTTCGGCGTTTGACCTCCCCGATCCCGATCCGTCCAAGGTGCAAAAGCCTCACATCGCCCTGAACGACCAGCTGCTCATGAGCGAGGAGGAGGACAGATCTTATCGAGAAATGGAGCCGGGCCGCAAGCCCAAGTCGCGCGCCGCCCAGGCCATGTGCGAGTTAGACATCAGCATGGCTTACTCCACATCATCCTCTTCCGTCTCGTCTGCATCATCGGTGACCCCTTCAACACCTGACAGGACACAAATGGCAGATGGACATCTCGTACCAGTGAATAGTAGAGGACGTGAAACGGAAGCGTCAAAAGAAAAGGGTCAGCTTGATGAGACGGTTGCAGTAGAGGGAAACAAATTTGTGGAAAGGTGGGTAGAGGAAGACTTGATTAAAAACGTGGAGAGAAAATGTGAGATAGTGACAAAGGATAGGTGTCAGCTGGAGGCGGAAAAGAACATTTTGACAGGACAAAAGGGAGAGGCGCAAGTGTCGATTAATGTGCTGGGAACTGGATATGTAGGAAATGAAATAGAGGCTGAGGCTGACAAAGAAGGTAATAATGAAACACCCAGCGTACAACAAGTAGAAGGGAACAGTGAGAACCGAGGAAGCAAAGTTGCTGAGGAAGGCGGCCAGGAAAGTGACTTGACCGTTCAGGAATGGGCTGAGGCCCTGTGGGAACGTCTGCCCACTGAGTATGGTTCTACTGAGGCGGAGGATGGAGGAGGAAACAAAGAGATCCGAGAGAAGGCCGAGGTGAAAACTGAAGAAGGCTCAGAGGAGAAGGAGGACGACCAGGAGATGACGACTGAGGACAGACATCTGAAGATTCCCAATCGCGTTGAACAGCCAGAAAGAGACGTGTGCTCGCTTTCAGGTTGGCAGAGCGACTCATCCAGCGTCAACGTGGAGCCACCCACGCCGGGCCGCAGCTCGGATCTGCTGGACAGGCGGGAAAG CCACGAGAACTCCAGCGATTCCGTCACTTCCTCGTCCAGGGGCGAATCAGGGAGGTCTCGGCAGAACGGCGACAACTCAAAAATCTCACCTCAGGGCGGCTCATCGGAGTCGATGAATGGCAGAAAGGAAGAAGGAACGCTGGTGTCCGAGAAGAAAGTCCAG CAGCGGGTTAGTGTAGATTCCGGTTCCGAGGAAGAACAGACCGTAACCACCAGAATCTTCCGACGCCGGCTCATTTTGAAG GGCGAGGAAGCAAAAAACGTGTCGAGCGAATCTGTGACCGAGGAACACTACTTGGACCAAGACGGTAACCTCATCAGTAGAAAA GTCATCAGGAAGGTCATCCGCCGACTCTCTAGCTCCTCAACGGACATCCACAGGTGCCATAGGGAGCTTCAGAAAAGTCCCATCCTGCAGGAGGACGGGCCTGAG AAAGAAGGAGCGTCGAGGAATAGCCGGCGAATGGACGAGAGGAAGCCCGGAGATAAAAAGTTTCACTCATAG